One genomic region from Clostridium saccharobutylicum DSM 13864 encodes:
- a CDS encoding zinc-dependent alcohol dehydrogenase encodes MKAVTFQGIKNVKVKEVPDPKIQKPDDIIVKLTSTAICGSDLHLIHDMIPNVYQDYIIGHEPMGIVEEVGPDVKNLKKGDRVIVPFNVSCGECFYCKHDLTCMCDNSNPNGESGGFFGYSDTFGGYPGGQAEYMRVPYANFTPFKIPENCEVEDEKLLLMSDAMATAYWSVENAGVKSGNTVIVLGCGPVGLLAQKFCWLHGAERVIAVDYIDYRLEHARKHNKVETVNFEAHDNTGEYLREITHGGADVVIDCVGMDGKMTPMEFLGSGLKLQSGSLGAFVMATQAVRKGGMIQVTGVYGGRYNAFPFGDIMNRNINIRTGQAPVIPYMPTLYKLLCEEKIDPSDIITHRLPLDKAEYGYEVFDTKTDNCIKVVLKP; translated from the coding sequence ATGAAGGCAGTAACATTTCAAGGAATAAAAAATGTAAAAGTTAAGGAAGTTCCAGATCCTAAAATTCAAAAACCTGATGATATAATTGTTAAATTAACTAGTACAGCAATCTGTGGTTCAGATTTGCATTTAATTCATGATATGATTCCTAATGTATATCAAGATTATATTATAGGTCATGAGCCTATGGGGATTGTTGAAGAAGTAGGACCAGACGTTAAAAATTTAAAAAAAGGTGATAGAGTTATTGTCCCTTTTAATGTGAGTTGTGGCGAATGCTTTTATTGTAAGCACGACTTAACGTGTATGTGTGATAATTCAAATCCAAATGGTGAGAGTGGTGGTTTTTTTGGATATTCAGATACCTTTGGTGGTTATCCAGGAGGGCAGGCAGAATATATGAGAGTTCCCTATGCTAATTTTACTCCTTTTAAAATTCCAGAGAATTGTGAAGTAGAGGATGAGAAATTATTATTAATGTCTGATGCTATGGCTACTGCCTATTGGAGTGTTGAAAATGCAGGAGTTAAGAGCGGAAATACAGTTATTGTATTAGGATGTGGCCCAGTTGGTTTATTAGCACAAAAGTTTTGTTGGCTTCATGGGGCAGAAAGAGTTATAGCAGTTGATTATATAGATTATCGTTTGGAACATGCAAGAAAGCATAATAAAGTAGAAACAGTTAATTTTGAAGCACATGATAATACTGGAGAATATTTAAGAGAAATTACTCATGGTGGTGCAGATGTAGTAATAGATTGTGTAGGTATGGATGGAAAAATGACACCAATGGAATTTTTAGGCTCCGGATTAAAACTTCAAAGTGGATCATTAGGTGCTTTTGTTATGGCTACTCAAGCAGTGAGAAAAGGTGGAATGATTCAAGTAACAGGAGTATACGGAGGCAGATATAATGCTTTTCCTTTTGGTGACATAATGAATCGTAATATTAATATAAGAACAGGTCAGGCACCTGTAATTCCGTATATGCCAACCCTCTATAAGTTACTTTGTGAAGAAAAGATTGATCCAAGTGATATCATTACGCATAGGTTACCATTAGATAAAGCAGAGTATGGGTATGAAGTTTTTGATACAAAGACAGATAATTGTATTAAAGTTGTATTAAAACCATAA
- a CDS encoding spore coat protein, whose protein sequence is MINDYLEIRNAEGMPKLVDANMSLGFLLNAKSGVRNCAIALTESATPQVRSVLKEQLDHAIDLHEEISNLMIEKGWLHPIDLEKQFKMDIESSTTASQIASLDLFPGDTSRIGTFATPEK, encoded by the coding sequence ATGATTAATGATTATTTAGAAATTAGAAATGCAGAGGGTATGCCTAAACTTGTTGATGCAAATATGTCACTTGGATTTTTATTAAATGCAAAAAGTGGTGTTAGAAATTGTGCAATAGCATTGACTGAATCAGCAACTCCACAGGTTAGAAGTGTTTTAAAAGAACAATTAGATCATGCAATTGACTTACATGAAGAAATATCTAATCTCATGATTGAAAAAGGATGGCTTCATCCTATTGATTTAGAAAAACAATTTAAAATGGATATAGAATCATCTACAACAGCGTCCCAAATTGCAAGTTTGGATTTATTTCCAGGTGACACAAGTAGAATTGGTACATTTGCAACACCAGAAAAATAA
- a CDS encoding transglycosylase domain-containing protein: MKKKKNNRNNFKNKTLSKVLHFLIIIIILISGFIYFKYWPTISFLYNDATKKVNNCTIDTFNTNKSNNLNTLNNKDPLYLKSSFIPQDVKNAFIAIEDKDFYNHGGVSVKAVFRSIYSIFTNDWRITQGGSTITQQLSRNVFLNFDKNYERKVEEMFIATKLEQKFTKDQILEFYINNIYFSNNAYGLNTAAKKFFNKDCRELNLSQICFLVAIPNEPQYYDPIKHLDNTLQRRNLVLEKMKEYNYITDEQYKNAINYKIILNTGK, encoded by the coding sequence ATGAAAAAGAAAAAAAATAATCGCAATAATTTTAAAAATAAAACATTATCAAAGGTTTTACATTTTCTTATTATAATAATAATTTTAATTAGTGGATTTATTTATTTTAAATATTGGCCTACCATTTCATTTTTATATAATGATGCAACTAAAAAAGTAAATAATTGTACAATAGATACCTTTAACACCAATAAATCAAATAATTTAAATACTTTAAATAACAAAGATCCCTTATATTTAAAATCATCATTTATTCCCCAAGATGTTAAAAATGCTTTCATTGCTATTGAAGATAAAGATTTTTATAATCACGGAGGTGTAAGCGTAAAAGCTGTCTTTAGATCAATATATTCTATATTCACTAATGATTGGAGAATAACACAAGGTGGCAGCACCATTACTCAGCAACTATCACGAAATGTTTTTTTAAACTTTGACAAGAATTATGAACGAAAAGTTGAAGAGATGTTTATTGCCACTAAATTAGAACAAAAATTCACAAAAGATCAAATATTAGAATTTTATATTAATAATATATATTTCAGTAATAATGCTTATGGTCTTAATACTGCTGCCAAAAAATTTTTTAATAAAGATTGTAGAGAACTAAATCTTTCACAGATATGTTTTTTAGTTGCAATTCCTAATGAGCCACAATATTATGATCCAATAAAACATCTAGATAATACTTTACAACGAAGAAATTTAGTATTAGAAAAGATGAAAGAATATAATTACATTACTGATGAACAATATAAAAACGCTATTAATTATAAGATAATTTTAAATACAGGTAAATAA
- a CDS encoding AAA family ATPase — translation MILKYLYIKNYKKFKNIEIEFYDNKNEDNIELMSRIYGNINFTVFVGENGVGKTTILSFIAHVFGKLQRFHNRIPSDFKMIYQLDENKCDDIIIEKIEEKIFFTVDGMRRLLLEFDGRTRTYIGKNCEQTVTYDEIKKHLPTNVIVSCFDVDYPSDYSWNYIGDRMIKIKPIDKMYKKTGFGMDISQGIIEFLQKYFYENNKLEEFFISLGFEFSEELYIFRNFILYDNYSHEIFENFYEEEGFNSWEEFLKDKNFKCEDDFINYVMSEEFWSEYCEDIIDDKSNTKTYSNEKFNFKKFVEGNSFNTSLLYRLILNDKLYINEFFIKKGSKIISLNKMSTGEKIFLCRVFFVLSKIEDDSLIILEEPEVHLNYSWIKQLITVIKILFDEYKTHFLISTHNNAFINMLFTQNILVLEDDTIRHPNFNTFLANEREINGKLFKNSNVKNIIEKEILSMIDTATKEELEHIMSNMGESYFRYMLFRRLNEIGDKDVESDK, via the coding sequence TTGATATTAAAATATTTATACATCAAAAATTATAAAAAATTTAAAAATATAGAAATAGAGTTCTATGACAATAAGAATGAAGATAATATTGAATTAATGAGTAGAATCTATGGGAATATAAATTTTACTGTATTTGTTGGTGAAAATGGTGTTGGTAAAACAACAATTTTAAGTTTTATTGCTCATGTTTTTGGAAAATTGCAAAGGTTTCATAATAGAATACCAAGTGATTTTAAAATGATTTATCAGCTTGATGAAAATAAATGTGACGATATAATAATTGAAAAAATAGAAGAAAAAATATTTTTTACTGTAGATGGAATGAGAAGATTGTTATTAGAGTTTGATGGAAGGACAAGAACTTATATAGGTAAAAACTGTGAACAGACTGTAACTTATGATGAAATTAAAAAGCACCTACCTACGAATGTTATAGTATCATGTTTTGATGTGGATTATCCAAGTGATTACAGTTGGAATTATATAGGGGATAGGATGATAAAAATAAAACCTATTGATAAAATGTATAAAAAAACAGGCTTTGGCATGGATATATCACAAGGAATAATAGAATTTTTACAAAAGTATTTTTATGAAAATAATAAATTAGAAGAATTTTTTATTTCGTTAGGATTTGAATTTTCAGAAGAGTTGTATATATTTAGAAATTTTATTTTATATGATAATTATTCACATGAGATTTTTGAAAATTTTTATGAAGAGGAAGGATTTAATAGTTGGGAGGAGTTCTTAAAAGATAAGAATTTTAAATGTGAAGATGATTTTATAAATTATGTTATGAGTGAAGAATTTTGGAGTGAATATTGTGAAGACATAATAGATGATAAAAGTAATACGAAAACTTATTCAAATGAAAAGTTTAATTTTAAAAAATTTGTTGAAGGTAATTCTTTTAATACAAGTTTATTATATAGACTTATTTTAAATGATAAATTGTATATCAATGAATTTTTTATAAAAAAAGGTAGTAAAATAATATCCCTAAATAAAATGAGTACAGGAGAAAAAATATTTTTGTGTAGAGTGTTTTTTGTATTATCAAAGATAGAGGATGACTCATTAATAATATTAGAAGAACCAGAAGTTCATCTTAATTATTCATGGATAAAGCAATTAATAACAGTAATAAAGATTTTATTTGATGAATATAAAACACACTTTTTAATTAGTACCCATAATAATGCTTTCATCAATATGCTTTTTACTCAAAATATTTTAGTTTTAGAAGATGATACAATAAGACATCCTAATTTTAATACATTTCTTGCTAATGAAAGAGAAATTAATGGGAAGTTGTTCAAGAATAGTAATGTTAAAAATATTATAGAAAAAGAAATATTATCAATGATTGATACAGCAACTAAAGAAGAACTTGAACACATAATGAGTAATATGGGTGAGTCTTACTTTAGATACATGCTATTTAGAAGATTAAATGAAATTGGTGATAAAGATGTGGAAAGTGACAAATGA
- a CDS encoding AAA family ATPase — protein sequence MTDYGFYIKLLVIKGIDKDSAEIRLFKGLNVISGASDTGKTYIFECINFALGSKDVPRAIDEGYNEIYIEIETYKGEIVTIKRNLSDKKMFLYKCTFNTIDTNAPVEIKQKHDENKKNNISTILLNICNVDYKKILATKKGTFENFTFRDIAHLTMLNEESVISKASIIYSGKGGFKKTRNESVFKTIVTGIDDSSSIIDCDPTSRKIGIQAKIEIIDKFISDTVKEIEELEKHIRDYNTSNNSMNEAIDGLENMIEGKKQALDTLEHERRAIWDDDIKLKQENLYNTELIKRFTLLKENYLSDLERLDFIDEAGFYLGQLNDIKCPLCNGELKNGFEDSNFEEEAVEQSIKSERVKLKKQINDLVATINDLQEKILIREKEIHKLDECINKIDKEINDELKPIIDKYLSRLDSFLQIRDYVKKKEYAIKKIEQLKDEKEYLSVDLSKDKYIKPVVNEITDVNYEDLCEIMKNILSEWKLYESVNVTFDKSIMDFIINNKHKENYGKGYRALINTAFVIAIMKYSIKFSLPHSKLVIIDSPLTTYKEKDKEVDNNEIKSEVKQMFYQYLSKESENMQIIMLDNVDPNIDNQSNINYYHFSKNKEVGRYGFLPI from the coding sequence TTGACTGATTATGGTTTTTATATAAAATTATTAGTAATTAAAGGAATTGATAAAGATAGTGCTGAAATAAGGTTGTTTAAAGGATTAAATGTTATATCTGGTGCTTCGGATACAGGAAAAACCTATATATTTGAATGTATAAATTTTGCTTTGGGAAGCAAAGATGTTCCAAGGGCTATTGATGAAGGATATAATGAAATATATATTGAAATTGAAACATATAAAGGTGAAATTGTAACAATAAAAAGGAATTTATCTGACAAAAAAATGTTTTTGTACAAATGTACATTTAATACAATTGATACTAATGCACCAGTTGAAATAAAGCAAAAGCATGATGAAAATAAGAAAAATAATATATCAACAATTTTGCTGAATATTTGTAATGTTGATTATAAGAAAATACTTGCAACTAAAAAAGGTACATTTGAAAATTTTACATTTAGAGATATTGCACACTTAACAATGTTAAATGAAGAAAGTGTAATTTCCAAGGCTTCAATAATCTATTCAGGTAAAGGAGGGTTCAAGAAAACAAGAAATGAATCAGTTTTTAAAACTATTGTAACAGGGATAGATGATTCATCGAGTATTATTGATTGCGACCCTACAAGTAGAAAGATAGGCATACAGGCTAAGATTGAAATTATTGATAAGTTTATATCTGATACAGTGAAGGAAATTGAGGAATTAGAAAAACACATAAGGGATTACAATACCTCTAATAATAGTATGAATGAAGCAATTGATGGATTAGAAAATATGATTGAAGGTAAGAAACAAGCTCTCGATACGTTAGAGCATGAAAGAAGAGCAATTTGGGATGATGATATTAAATTAAAGCAGGAAAATTTATATAATACGGAACTTATAAAAAGATTTACATTGTTAAAAGAAAACTATTTATCAGATTTGGAAAGATTAGATTTTATAGATGAAGCAGGTTTCTATCTGGGACAATTAAATGACATTAAATGTCCCTTATGTAATGGAGAATTAAAGAATGGTTTTGAGGATAGTAATTTTGAAGAAGAAGCTGTTGAGCAATCAATAAAGAGTGAAAGAGTTAAATTAAAAAAACAAATTAATGACTTGGTAGCTACTATTAATGACTTGCAAGAAAAAATATTAATTAGAGAAAAAGAAATACATAAGCTTGATGAATGTATTAATAAAATTGATAAAGAGATAAATGATGAATTAAAACCTATTATAGATAAATATTTAAGTCGATTGGATAGTTTTTTACAAATAAGGGATTATGTTAAGAAAAAAGAATATGCAATAAAGAAGATAGAACAATTAAAAGATGAAAAAGAATATTTATCTGTGGATTTGAGCAAAGATAAATATATTAAACCAGTAGTAAATGAAATAACGGATGTGAATTATGAAGATTTATGCGAAATTATGAAAAATATTTTATCTGAATGGAAGTTGTATGAAAGTGTGAATGTAACTTTTGATAAATCAATCATGGATTTTATTATCAACAATAAACATAAAGAGAACTATGGTAAGGGGTATAGAGCATTAATTAATACAGCTTTTGTTATTGCAATTATGAAATATTCTATTAAATTTAGCTTACCTCATTCAAAGTTAGTAATAATAGACTCACCTCTAACTACATACAAAGAAAAGGATAAAGAAGTTGATAATAATGAGATAAAAAGTGAAGTAAAGCAAATGTTTTATCAATATTTAAGTAAAGAAAGTGAAAACATGCAAATAATTATGTTGGATAATGTTGATCCCAATATAGATAATCAAAGTAATATAAATTATTATCACTTTAGCAAAAATAAAGAAGTTGGTAGATATGGTTTTTTACCAATATAA
- a CDS encoding ABC-three component system middle component 2, whose amino-acid sequence MVELKLYNTPIEISIRILLILNRFKRALEINSIIIYDHLMLHIGDVDKNCLSLHPANPYHATELLAKRRTVQSAINLLMKKGLVNIICSKDGFKYKDSEIGEYFLSYFESEYYFKLCNNVDILAERFSDFTEAELNEFINNNIHMWKDETKTDILFRGEFID is encoded by the coding sequence ATGGTTGAGCTTAAACTATATAATACGCCTATTGAAATTAGTATAAGAATATTACTAATATTAAATAGGTTCAAACGTGCATTGGAGATAAATTCAATTATAATATATGATCATTTAATGCTACACATAGGAGATGTTGATAAAAATTGTCTGAGCTTACATCCTGCGAATCCATATCATGCTACAGAACTGTTAGCAAAAAGAAGAACAGTTCAAAGTGCTATAAATTTATTGATGAAAAAAGGATTAGTTAATATTATTTGTTCTAAGGACGGATTCAAGTATAAAGATAGTGAGATAGGAGAATATTTTTTATCCTATTTTGAAAGTGAATATTATTTTAAATTATGTAACAATGTTGATATATTAGCAGAAAGATTTAGTGATTTTACCGAAGCAGAGCTAAATGAATTTATAAATAACAACATACATATGTGGAAAGATGAAACTAAAACAGATATTTTATTTAGGGGTGAATTTATTGACTGA
- a CDS encoding ABC-three component system protein — protein sequence MKLEELQAPKLPENYNPYTGIAIAPLDRLKIMDDGEFEDLIIEWANDYLKKVYIKVVGMAGSGDKGRDVVAYYNKTEFDIYQCKHYAEALSPSKYWVELGKLCYYTYKQDYRVPVHYFIVASRGIGQALRDLLDNPEKINKELISNWDKYCKNKITLSEKVELKGELKKYVEEFDFSIVDDIPQIKLLEQHSHTKWHKFRFGGGLRKRPKPVIPENIDEKEISLLYVQQLLDIYSTMSKGEVIDINTLKKNDTLFDHFSRQRQDYHLAQALKRFTRDEYIDFEPYDDIKGEVYRGVVDTTLEEYSNLIKKVNNTLNMARNLPVQSVELGIINPSEKVGMCHELVNETKLKWVNK from the coding sequence ATGAAGTTAGAGGAATTGCAAGCACCTAAATTGCCTGAAAATTATAATCCATACACAGGGATAGCTATAGCTCCATTAGATAGATTAAAAATAATGGATGATGGTGAATTTGAGGATTTAATAATAGAATGGGCTAATGATTATTTAAAAAAAGTATATATAAAAGTAGTAGGGATGGCGGGTTCAGGTGATAAAGGAAGAGATGTGGTAGCATATTATAATAAAACAGAGTTTGATATTTACCAATGTAAACATTATGCGGAAGCATTATCCCCAAGTAAATATTGGGTTGAATTAGGAAAGTTATGTTATTACACGTACAAGCAAGATTATAGAGTACCCGTGCATTACTTTATAGTAGCAAGCAGAGGAATAGGACAAGCATTAAGAGACCTTTTAGACAATCCAGAAAAGATAAATAAGGAACTTATAAGTAATTGGGATAAATATTGTAAGAATAAAATAACTTTAAGTGAAAAAGTTGAGCTAAAAGGAGAATTAAAAAAATATGTTGAAGAATTCGATTTTTCAATTGTAGATGACATTCCACAAATTAAATTATTAGAGCAACATAGTCATACAAAATGGCATAAATTTAGATTTGGTGGAGGATTAAGGAAAAGACCAAAACCAGTTATACCAGAGAATATTGATGAAAAGGAAATCAGTTTATTGTATGTGCAACAACTATTGGATATTTATTCTACAATGTCTAAAGGGGAAGTAATTGATATAAATACATTAAAGAAGAATGATACTTTATTTGATCATTTTAGTAGGCAGAGGCAAGATTATCATTTAGCACAAGCATTAAAGAGGTTCACAAGGGACGAATATATAGATTTTGAACCTTATGATGATATAAAGGGTGAGGTATATCGTGGAGTTGTAGATACAACTTTAGAAGAGTATAGTAATTTAATAAAAAAAGTAAACAATACATTAAATATGGCAAGAAACTTACCAGTGCAAAGCGTTGAATTAGGAATAATAAACCCAAGTGAGAAGGTAGGAATGTGTCACGAACTTGTTAATGAAACTAAATTGAAGTGGGTGAATAAATAA
- a CDS encoding TnsD family Tn7-like transposition protein, with amino-acid sequence MVTFFPMPYQGETLYSMIARYHIWSGNLNSKATLRDLFNTTSVTAGRELPANINLLINNLPDKCTLTVDEIIKKHTLYKYYTAFLPSERATYIYDLMSEGNGSLIFTALGLCNNNMKIDSSLKYCNQCVESDRNNFGEAFFHIEHQVPGALMCQKHSAELYICNKSTQIKNRQEYLNLEFSISEKDTVVATLNKQIIEHQKKFGKDIDSIINGNFRFKEMNFFREHYLKELIHKGMAESRMKIYQQDLLRDFKNYYGNDYLTLLGCNFDVDNKYNWVTAITRKHRKSFHPIQHLLIIEYLNIDIKELFNSEYMEVRKKIYKSKTDGEKISYRERWSKLGKDYPNENTSFIRKLDKATYIWLNKYDKKWLAENSPVKKTYGHSKKIDWKKRDEEILQEVKEVVEAIYNSKEKPERATVGVIGRRIGKAYLLQKYLDKMPKTKEYLQEKVESVKEYQNRRISWVRENVTINGESEWIVMREAGVR; translated from the coding sequence ATGGTTACATTCTTCCCTATGCCATATCAAGGCGAAACATTATATAGTATGATTGCACGTTATCATATTTGGAGCGGAAATTTAAATTCTAAAGCTACATTAAGAGATTTATTTAATACAACATCAGTAACAGCAGGTAGGGAACTACCTGCTAATATTAATTTATTGATAAATAACTTACCAGATAAGTGTACACTTACAGTTGATGAAATTATTAAAAAGCACACATTATACAAGTATTATACTGCATTTTTACCAAGTGAAAGAGCCACTTATATATATGATTTAATGTCAGAAGGAAATGGTTCTTTAATATTTACAGCGTTAGGTTTGTGTAACAATAATATGAAAATAGATTCCTCTTTGAAGTATTGCAATCAATGTGTTGAAAGCGATAGAAATAACTTTGGAGAGGCATTTTTTCATATAGAACATCAAGTGCCAGGTGCTTTAATGTGTCAAAAACATTCTGCTGAACTTTATATATGCAATAAATCTACCCAAATAAAAAATAGGCAAGAGTATTTAAATTTAGAGTTTAGTATAAGTGAGAAAGATACCGTAGTAGCTACTTTAAATAAACAGATTATAGAACATCAGAAAAAATTCGGTAAAGACATTGATAGCATTATAAATGGAAATTTTAGATTTAAAGAAATGAATTTTTTTAGAGAGCATTATTTAAAAGAATTAATACATAAAGGAATGGCTGAAAGTAGAATGAAAATTTATCAGCAAGATTTACTAAGAGACTTTAAAAATTACTATGGAAATGATTATTTGACGCTTTTAGGATGTAATTTTGATGTTGATAATAAATATAATTGGGTAACTGCTATTACCAGAAAACACAGAAAGAGCTTTCATCCAATTCAACATTTATTAATTATAGAATACCTAAATATTGATATTAAAGAGTTATTTAATTCAGAATACATGGAAGTTAGAAAGAAAATTTATAAAAGTAAGACAGATGGAGAAAAAATAAGTTATAGGGAAAGATGGTCAAAGTTAGGAAAGGATTATCCAAATGAAAATACAAGTTTTATTAGAAAATTAGATAAGGCTACATATATATGGTTAAACAAATATGATAAGAAATGGTTAGCTGAAAATTCACCTGTAAAAAAGACTTATGGACATAGCAAAAAGATTGATTGGAAAAAGAGAGATGAAGAAATATTACAGGAGGTTAAAGAAGTTGTAGAGGCTATATATAATAGTAAGGAAAAACCAGAAAGAGCTACTGTTGGGGTTATTGGAAGGAGGATAGGAAAAGCTTATTTATTGCAGAAATACTTAGATAAAATGCCTAAGACTAAGGAATATTTACAAGAGAAAGTTGAATCAGTTAAAGAATATCAGAATAGAAGAATTTCATGGGTAAGAGAAAATGTAACTATTAATGGAGAAAGTGAGTGGATTGTAATGAGAGAAGCAGGGGTTAGATAA
- a CDS encoding ATP-binding protein → MNTNYAVEANYKEQLVNEYEGNPFIEALPLIFNKEDVINKIAFYPKFDIREREYEAHIRLHLIQRLFTYFQPLPIHLELESRMSRILRMGYAMRNPIIPKYVRDLNNGYKDILNEQITLGNGENYVTTSSGFSLIGVSGMGKSTILSKLLSTMPQVILHSNYRGRPFSMTQLTYLKLDCPFDGSLKALCLEYFSCVDRILSTNYFEKYSMARLSANAMLPIINQISRNVGLGLLVVDEIQNLSLAKSGGSEKMLNYFVSMVNLSIPVILVGTPKAMPILQGEFRQARRGQGDFVWDRLKKSKQWDLLIEGLWDYQWVRNPQPLTKEISDVLFDECQGIIDICIKLFFMAQVRAISSKKETITSELIKKVADENLKLVRPMLQSLKNGGKGLSLYNDIMILDISNFINNEHNQINLNSTIEQFKKIKEEKNNMQSFDLKKEVTIRLLDLGFKEAEINIYLDQVINIGETDINKITRTMLGFLMKTGNNGSIVKKKAKKSKIELKDKNDIRYIAKKCKEEEKSIYDGLINNNYIKEFDSLIMEVI, encoded by the coding sequence ATGAATACTAATTATGCAGTAGAGGCTAATTATAAGGAACAATTAGTTAATGAATATGAAGGAAATCCTTTTATAGAGGCTCTTCCTCTAATATTTAATAAGGAGGATGTTATAAATAAAATTGCATTTTATCCTAAGTTTGATATAAGAGAAAGAGAATATGAAGCTCATATACGTCTGCACCTAATTCAGAGATTGTTCACTTATTTTCAACCATTGCCAATACATTTAGAGCTTGAAAGTAGAATGTCAAGAATTCTGAGAATGGGATATGCCATGAGAAACCCCATTATTCCTAAATATGTTAGAGATTTAAACAATGGATACAAGGATATACTAAATGAACAAATTACTTTAGGCAATGGAGAGAATTATGTAACAACTTCAAGTGGATTTTCGCTTATAGGGGTTAGTGGTATGGGGAAATCTACCATATTATCAAAGCTGTTAAGCACTATGCCACAAGTAATTTTACATTCAAATTATAGAGGCAGACCATTTTCTATGACACAATTAACTTATTTGAAGCTTGATTGTCCGTTTGATGGATCACTTAAAGCACTTTGCTTGGAATATTTTTCATGTGTGGATCGAATCTTATCAACAAATTACTTTGAAAAATATAGTATGGCAAGACTTTCAGCCAATGCAATGCTTCCAATAATAAATCAGATTTCCAGAAATGTAGGGTTAGGATTATTGGTTGTTGATGAAATACAGAATTTAAGTTTAGCTAAAAGTGGAGGTTCGGAAAAGATGTTGAACTATTTCGTTTCTATGGTTAACCTTTCAATCCCAGTTATTTTGGTTGGAACTCCAAAAGCTATGCCAATTTTACAAGGTGAATTCAGGCAAGCACGAAGGGGACAAGGAGATTTTGTATGGGACAGATTAAAAAAAAGCAAGCAATGGGATTTATTAATTGAAGGATTATGGGATTATCAATGGGTTAGAAATCCACAGCCATTAACAAAAGAAATAAGTGATGTTTTGTTCGATGAATGTCAAGGAATAATAGATATTTGCATTAAATTGTTTTTTATGGCTCAGGTGAGAGCTATATCTTCAAAAAAAGAAACAATTACTTCTGAGTTAATAAAAAAAGTAGCAGATGAAAATTTAAAATTAGTTAGACCTATGTTACAGTCACTAAAAAATGGAGGGAAAGGCTTATCTTTATATAATGACATTATGATTTTAGATATATCAAATTTCATAAATAATGAACATAACCAGATTAATCTAAATAGCACAATAGAGCAGTTTAAAAAGATAAAAGAAGAAAAAAACAATATGCAAAGTTTCGATTTAAAAAAAGAAGTTACAATTAGACTTTTAGATTTAGGATTTAAGGAAGCGGAAATAAATATTTATTTGGATCAAGTTATAAATATAGGAGAAACAGATATAAATAAAATTACACGAACAATGTTAGGTTTTCTTATGAAAACAGGCAATAACGGTAGTATAGTGAAAAAGAAAGCGAAGAAAAGTAAAATCGAGCTTAAAGATAAAAATGACATAAGATATATAGCTAAAAAGTGTAAAGAAGAGGAAAAATCTATTTATGATGGATTAATAAATAACAATTATATTAAAGAGTTCGATAGTTTAATAATGGAGGTTATTTAA